The following are encoded together in the Lewinella sp. 4G2 genome:
- a CDS encoding response regulator — protein MPQQKVLLIDDSSDDAFLMERALRKVAPDVDFEWIEDAVKGFERLLDFPDNGQDVIFMDIKMPKMTGLEILDELQKRKKLANLRRVNILSSSVLNADITAALQYGNVAYYTKPAGTTDLRSLLQDVLSATTKDLQA, from the coding sequence ATGCCCCAACAGAAAGTATTACTAATTGACGATTCTTCCGATGACGCCTTTTTGATGGAGCGTGCATTGAGAAAGGTTGCCCCGGACGTTGACTTCGAATGGATTGAGGATGCCGTGAAGGGTTTTGAAAGGTTGCTGGATTTTCCTGATAACGGGCAGGATGTCATCTTCATGGACATCAAAATGCCCAAGATGACGGGTCTTGAAATACTGGATGAACTGCAAAAGCGGAAAAAACTAGCTAATTTGCGCCGCGTCAACATACTTTCGTCCTCCGTGCTCAACGCGGACATCACCGCAGCGCTGCAGTACGGAAATGTTGCTTACTATACCAAACCAGCTGGCACAACGGATTTACGCTCTCTTTTGCAGGACGTACTTTCCGCGACGACCAAAGACCTCCAAGCGTAA
- a CDS encoding response regulator, whose translation MIDSVLKVFLLEDRPADAELTKRALLKFAPHSLITVAKNESEFLERIHWNDYDIVLADYHLPGYNGLEALLYIREHFSHVPFIFVTGQLNNEEKAADAVLSGANGYVLKERLSQLKEAFTSALDWAASHRAAADEQLARTQQRSLMLQKAMYLLEGASDFSEKEDIKQALSQVLALD comes from the coding sequence ATGATTGATTCTGTATTAAAAGTTTTCTTGCTTGAGGACCGGCCCGCGGATGCGGAGCTGACCAAGCGCGCCCTGCTCAAATTCGCACCCCATTCGCTTATCACCGTAGCCAAAAACGAAAGTGAATTTCTGGAACGCATCCACTGGAATGATTACGACATCGTTCTGGCGGATTACCATCTACCGGGCTACAATGGGCTGGAAGCGCTACTGTACATACGGGAGCACTTCTCCCACGTACCGTTCATTTTTGTGACCGGCCAATTGAATAATGAGGAAAAAGCCGCCGATGCCGTCCTCAGCGGTGCTAATGGCTACGTCCTTAAAGAACGCCTCAGCCAACTTAAAGAGGCCTTCACCTCCGCGCTGGACTGGGCCGCCTCCCACCGGGCTGCGGCGGACGAGCAATTGGCCCGCACCCAGCAACGTTCGTTGATGCTCCAGAAAGCCATGTATTTGCTCGAAGGTGCGTCTGACTTTTCGGAGAAGGAGGACATCAAGCAAGCCCTGAGCCAGGTACTGGCCCTCGATTAA
- a CDS encoding biliverdin-producing heme oxygenase gives MREATIATRLKEETRAEHRATEDLLLGKGLRSRDVSLTQYEHLIATSYLVWNHLVECFQEQDNSVPNLPIFLGLRDALLQDVNLLKLEPRTTTIEFSPNSVAAALGAQYVLLGSTLGGRMIAKLLPACPELSHLPSFHFYRACGQVPPATWPKFQRLLAERITTTAEQEACLAAARATFNLYAELYPTGNS, from the coding sequence ATGCGGGAGGCTACCATCGCTACCCGTTTAAAGGAAGAAACCAGAGCGGAACACCGGGCCACCGAAGATTTATTGCTGGGGAAAGGACTGCGCTCGCGGGATGTGTCCTTAACCCAGTATGAGCACCTCATCGCCACCAGCTATTTGGTGTGGAATCACCTCGTGGAATGTTTCCAAGAACAAGATAATAGTGTCCCCAACCTCCCGATCTTCCTGGGCTTAAGGGACGCTTTACTGCAAGACGTCAACCTGTTAAAGTTGGAGCCGAGGACCACTACCATCGAATTCTCTCCAAACTCTGTTGCCGCCGCACTGGGGGCGCAGTACGTCCTGCTCGGTTCTACGCTTGGGGGAAGAATGATCGCCAAACTTCTACCCGCCTGCCCGGAATTGAGCCACCTGCCATCCTTCCACTTTTATCGAGCGTGTGGACAAGTACCGCCGGCTACCTGGCCCAAGTTTCAACGGTTACTGGCCGAGCGGATCACCACCACCGCCGAGCAGGAGGCGTGCTTGGCCGCCGCGCGGGCCACGTTCAACTTGTACGCTGAACTGTACCCGACAGGTAACTCATAG
- a CDS encoding GNAT family N-acetyltransferase — translation MLTTERLLLRSWRDTDLAPFAAMNADPAVRRYFPGLQTKVESDASVRRFRAHDEEHGFTFWAAELREAGAFIGFVGMVVPGAYLPLPTGCVEIGWRLATEHWGKGYATEAARACVEYAFGELKVPAVAAITTVENQPSINVMKKLGMVYHGEFLHPKIDPTDPIAPHVAYVVERP, via the coding sequence ATGCTCACTACCGAAAGACTCCTCCTCCGCTCCTGGCGGGATACCGACCTGGCTCCCTTCGCAGCGATGAACGCCGACCCCGCCGTGCGCCGGTACTTCCCCGGCCTGCAGACGAAGGTCGAATCCGACGCCAGCGTTCGCCGTTTCCGGGCGCACGACGAAGAGCACGGCTTCACTTTCTGGGCGGCGGAACTTCGGGAGGCCGGTGCCTTCATCGGATTCGTAGGGATGGTGGTTCCGGGGGCTTACCTTCCCCTTCCCACCGGCTGCGTGGAGATCGGGTGGCGGTTGGCAACGGAGCACTGGGGCAAGGGTTACGCTACCGAAGCCGCCCGGGCCTGCGTAGAATACGCTTTTGGTGAATTAAAAGTCCCCGCCGTAGCGGCCATCACAACGGTGGAGAACCAGCCGTCCATCAACGTAATGAAGAAGTTGGGGATGGTTTATCACGGTGAATTCCTGCACCCGAAGATCGATCCGACGGACCCAATTGCGCCCCACGTGGCGTACGTTGTCGAACGCCCCTGA
- a CDS encoding TonB-dependent receptor produces the protein MRLLFTVFVRPQPCKPTQYGANSWPARGGTLLLFLLLSSVGLFAQVSSASISGKVTDGVNGRPVDFSTIYIKGTTRAVESGQTGRYLISVPAGEDFTLVFSRLGYGETSVPIKALPEGSNKQIDVALAPVESDLEVIVRESKIEEGGMIREQPEALRLLPSTTGNLESLLPHIALGVSSGAGGELTSQYNVRGGNYDENLVYVNGFEIYRPQLIRAGQQEGLTFANLDMVRSLSFSSGGFDARYGDKLSSVLDIKYKRPDSLRASLQASFLGGSAHIEGSSKANKDGLKKFRYLAGARYKTTRYLLGSLETTGEYLPNFVDIQTYLTYDFNPQLQLAFLANYNRSIYNFTPVERSTAFGGFFETLQLFTSFTGAERDDFLTQMGGLSLTFIPEKDENPLFLKLLGSAFRSDENEAISIAGNYSLGNLDTDLGSSTFGEVINELGSGTQQDFVRNFLDIQVYNLELQGGLELDVSSESTRRTHFLQWSAKAQHERVDDFINEWERLDSAGYSLPFNEGAVELFSVLKTENTLNSNRFSGFFQDTWTIRKEDRFDLRLSAGVRGTYWDLNEEFNVSPRAQLLYKPLGKTADITYKLAGGLYVQPPFYRELRRPDGTINRNLRSQKSAHLVGGITSDFYYGKRNPKKFRFIAEAYYKDLWDLVSYDIENVRIQYSGENDATGYVAGVDFRLNGEFVPGADSWLNLSFLQARERLTGVEHREVVGRDMVADTVLFNTVDFVPRPTDQLFQLSLFFQDYLRKNENFRTHVNLTVGGGLPFGIQDDNRIYRNALRFDTYHRIDIGFSWRLYDRATSVKGRNHWLGFTRSTYLSLEVFNLMQVSNQAGNTFIKTIGQQQYAVPNRLTGRRINLRLKVDI, from the coding sequence ATGCGACTATTGTTTACCGTTTTTGTACGTCCTCAACCCTGTAAGCCAACGCAGTACGGGGCCAATTCCTGGCCAGCGCGTGGCGGCACACTCCTACTATTCTTACTGTTGAGTAGCGTTGGCCTTTTCGCCCAGGTGAGTTCCGCATCCATCTCCGGTAAGGTGACGGACGGGGTAAACGGGCGGCCGGTGGACTTCAGCACGATCTACATCAAGGGGACGACGCGGGCCGTGGAGAGTGGGCAAACGGGCCGCTACCTCATCAGCGTACCGGCGGGGGAGGATTTTACGCTGGTCTTCAGCCGTTTGGGGTACGGGGAAACTTCGGTGCCCATCAAGGCCCTGCCCGAGGGAAGCAACAAGCAGATCGACGTTGCCCTCGCACCGGTGGAAAGTGACCTGGAGGTCATCGTCCGCGAAAGCAAGATCGAAGAGGGTGGGATGATCCGGGAGCAACCGGAAGCCCTGCGGCTTCTGCCTTCCACGACGGGTAACCTGGAATCCTTACTACCCCATATCGCCCTCGGTGTCAGTAGCGGCGCTGGCGGTGAACTGACGAGCCAGTACAACGTACGCGGTGGCAACTACGACGAGAACCTGGTCTACGTAAACGGATTCGAGATCTACCGCCCCCAGCTCATCCGGGCCGGGCAGCAGGAAGGGCTCACCTTCGCTAACCTGGACATGGTGCGGTCCCTGAGCTTTAGTTCCGGTGGGTTCGATGCCCGGTACGGGGATAAGCTTAGTTCGGTGCTGGACATCAAGTACAAGCGTCCGGATAGTCTCCGCGCAAGTTTGCAGGCCAGTTTCCTCGGTGGCTCCGCCCATATTGAGGGCAGTTCGAAAGCCAATAAGGATGGCCTCAAGAAATTCCGCTACCTGGCCGGCGCCCGTTACAAAACGACCCGTTACCTACTCGGTAGCCTGGAGACGACGGGGGAGTACCTCCCCAACTTCGTGGACATCCAGACCTACCTGACCTACGACTTTAACCCGCAGTTGCAACTGGCCTTCCTGGCGAATTACAACCGCAGCATTTACAACTTCACCCCGGTGGAGCGGTCGACGGCCTTCGGTGGCTTCTTCGAGACGCTGCAGCTCTTCACCAGCTTTACGGGGGCGGAGCGGGACGATTTTCTGACCCAAATGGGTGGCCTTTCGCTGACGTTCATCCCCGAGAAAGACGAGAACCCGCTCTTTCTGAAGTTACTGGGCTCCGCCTTCCGCAGCGACGAAAACGAGGCCATTTCCATTGCCGGTAACTACAGCCTGGGCAACCTGGATACGGACCTCGGGAGTAGCACCTTCGGGGAGGTCATCAACGAACTCGGGTCCGGGACCCAGCAGGACTTCGTCCGTAACTTTCTGGACATCCAGGTTTACAACCTGGAACTGCAGGGTGGCCTCGAACTGGACGTCAGCAGCGAATCCACGCGGCGGACTCACTTTTTGCAGTGGTCCGCCAAGGCCCAGCACGAGCGGGTGGATGACTTCATCAACGAATGGGAACGGCTGGATTCGGCCGGCTACAGCCTGCCCTTCAACGAGGGGGCGGTGGAGCTCTTCAGCGTCCTGAAAACGGAGAACACCCTCAACTCCAATCGCTTCAGTGGTTTCTTCCAGGATACCTGGACGATCCGCAAGGAAGACCGTTTCGACCTTCGCCTCAGCGCTGGCGTACGGGGAACCTACTGGGACCTCAACGAAGAGTTTAACGTAAGCCCGCGGGCCCAACTGCTGTACAAACCCCTGGGCAAGACGGCGGACATCACCTACAAGCTGGCGGGTGGGCTCTACGTGCAACCTCCGTTCTACCGGGAATTGCGCCGGCCGGATGGTACCATTAACCGGAACCTGCGGAGCCAGAAATCCGCCCACCTCGTTGGCGGGATCACTTCGGATTTCTACTACGGTAAGCGGAACCCCAAAAAATTCCGCTTCATTGCCGAGGCCTACTACAAAGATCTGTGGGATCTCGTCAGCTACGACATAGAAAACGTGCGAATCCAGTATTCGGGGGAGAACGACGCGACGGGCTACGTGGCGGGAGTGGACTTCCGCCTCAACGGTGAGTTCGTGCCGGGCGCCGACTCCTGGCTGAACCTCAGTTTTCTGCAGGCCCGGGAACGCCTTACGGGCGTAGAACACCGGGAAGTCGTGGGCCGGGATATGGTCGCCGACACCGTCCTCTTCAACACGGTAGATTTCGTTCCCCGGCCGACGGACCAACTTTTCCAGCTGAGCCTTTTCTTCCAGGATTACCTGCGGAAGAACGAGAACTTCCGGACCCACGTCAACCTCACGGTGGGCGGCGGCCTGCCCTTCGGCATTCAGGATGATAACCGCATCTACCGCAATGCCCTCCGCTTCGATACGTACCACCGGATCGACATCGGCTTCAGTTGGCGCCTGTACGACCGCGCCACTTCGGTTAAGGGCCGCAACCACTGGCTGGGCTTCACCCGGTCCACCTATCTCAGTCTGGAGGTCTTCAACCTGATGCAGGTTAGTAACCAGGCGGGGAATACCTTCATCAAAACGATTGGGCAACAGCAGTATGCCGTCCCGAACCGGCTTACTGGGCGGCGGATTAATTTGCGGTTGAAGGTGGATATTTGA
- a CDS encoding peroxiredoxin, with protein MPIRLGDTAPNFDAQTTQGDINFYDWAGDNWVVLYSHPSDYTPVCTTELGRTAALKEDFEQRSAKVIALSVDDLESHMGWVGDIEETQNVKMNFPIIADPDKKIAVAYDMIHPEADAKFTVRSVFIIDPNKKVRLTLTYPPATGRNFQEILRVLDSLQLTDNYSVATPVDWKDGEDVVVSPGIKTEDIPDRFPKGHKVIKPYLRTTPQPNR; from the coding sequence ATGCCCATCAGACTCGGCGATACCGCCCCCAACTTCGACGCCCAAACCACCCAGGGAGACATCAACTTCTACGACTGGGCCGGTGATAACTGGGTCGTCCTCTACTCCCACCCCTCTGATTACACCCCCGTCTGTACCACCGAACTCGGCCGGACGGCAGCCCTAAAAGAAGACTTCGAGCAACGCTCCGCCAAGGTGATTGCCCTTAGCGTGGACGACCTGGAAAGCCACATGGGCTGGGTGGGCGATATTGAAGAGACCCAGAACGTGAAGATGAACTTCCCCATCATCGCGGACCCCGACAAGAAGATCGCCGTAGCCTACGACATGATCCACCCGGAAGCCGACGCCAAGTTCACCGTCCGCTCCGTGTTCATCATCGACCCGAACAAGAAAGTTCGCCTCACGCTGACCTACCCACCCGCTACGGGACGGAACTTCCAGGAGATCCTCCGCGTCCTAGACAGCCTCCAACTCACCGACAACTACTCCGTCGCCACCCCCGTGGACTGGAAAGACGGCGAAGACGTAGTCGTCAGCCCCGGCATCAAAACGGAAGATATTCCGGACAGATTTCCGAAGGGCCACAAAGTCATCAAGCCGTATTTGCGGACGACTCCCCAACCGAATCGTTAG
- a CDS encoding alpha/beta fold hydrolase — MNTRKLLFKGLGLGLNLLSYVSPQKTGDLTFKIFATPPPPNVREKERKFLTTAERQDFKHEGKNVAVYSWGPADGPIVICSYGWGYNAGRWRHYVPTLVEAGMRVVAFDPVGHGLADKGVLHFPRMVNIIQQLIRQTGGCEMALVHSFGGGCLIEALAGLPKGLHPKRMCVLATFSTVRWIFLTFTQSLGLRDIVFEKLEAYVYTIAGRHLNDYDVAASAAQLGHVEALLIHDPADSVTAFMNSERNHSHWPGSALYRAEGAGHHLGTAGVTRIVLEYLVNGTLPDPVSINKGDVEPIPAVMTLEDLSTTGGVSDYYQ, encoded by the coding sequence ATGAACACCCGCAAACTACTTTTTAAAGGGCTGGGCCTTGGCCTGAACCTGCTGTCTTACGTCAGCCCCCAGAAAACGGGCGACCTCACTTTTAAGATCTTCGCCACCCCTCCCCCACCGAACGTACGGGAGAAGGAGCGCAAATTCCTGACAACGGCGGAGCGCCAGGATTTTAAGCACGAAGGCAAAAACGTGGCCGTCTACTCGTGGGGCCCGGCGGACGGCCCGATCGTCATCTGCTCCTACGGTTGGGGCTATAACGCGGGGCGGTGGCGCCACTACGTCCCTACCCTCGTGGAGGCCGGGATGCGTGTGGTGGCCTTCGACCCCGTCGGCCACGGGCTGGCGGATAAGGGCGTGCTCCACTTTCCGCGTATGGTCAACATCATCCAACAACTGATCCGGCAAACGGGCGGCTGCGAGATGGCGCTGGTCCACAGCTTCGGGGGCGGTTGCCTCATCGAAGCACTGGCGGGGCTGCCAAAGGGCCTGCACCCCAAACGGATGTGCGTCCTGGCGACCTTTTCCACCGTGCGCTGGATCTTCCTCACCTTCACCCAGAGCCTGGGCCTCCGCGATATCGTATTCGAAAAGCTGGAAGCCTACGTGTACACCATTGCCGGCCGCCACCTTAACGATTACGACGTGGCCGCCAGCGCCGCCCAACTCGGCCACGTGGAAGCGCTATTAATTCACGATCCGGCGGACAGCGTAACCGCCTTCATGAACTCCGAACGCAACCACAGCCACTGGCCGGGCAGCGCCCTGTACCGCGCGGAAGGGGCCGGCCACCACCTGGGCACGGCCGGCGTGACGCGGATTGTCCTGGAGTACCTGGTCAACGGCACCCTGCCCGATCCCGTATCCATTAACAAAGGCGACGTAGAACCTATCCCGGCCGTCATGACGCTGGAGGACCTCTCCACTACCGGCGGGGTGAGTGATTACTACCAGTAG
- a CDS encoding TetR/AcrR family transcriptional regulator has protein sequence MPKVKTNRAEILRAVWKVFHEKGYHDASLQQLATAAGLGKAGLLHHFGSKADLMKAALEYAMEWYETRVLTQLQGDAPAAERLGAFMDCHFRLCELNGGAGCFFANTILETGGNGLFAAGLTHFHNRWKEVTQAFLQERFPEAEAAERTYRLFADYQGSVILYKLYQDTSHLERFRARALESLNLPIYPK, from the coding sequence ATGCCAAAAGTCAAAACGAACCGCGCCGAAATTCTGCGCGCCGTGTGGAAGGTCTTCCACGAAAAAGGGTACCACGATGCTTCCCTCCAGCAACTGGCCACGGCGGCGGGGCTGGGTAAGGCGGGCCTCCTCCATCACTTCGGGAGTAAGGCCGACCTGATGAAAGCGGCCCTCGAATACGCCATGGAGTGGTACGAAACCCGCGTTCTCACCCAGCTGCAGGGCGATGCACCGGCCGCGGAAAGACTGGGTGCCTTTATGGATTGTCACTTCCGCCTCTGTGAGCTCAACGGCGGCGCCGGCTGCTTTTTCGCTAACACCATTTTGGAAACGGGTGGTAACGGGCTTTTCGCCGCGGGGCTCACCCACTTCCACAACCGCTGGAAGGAAGTTACCCAGGCTTTTCTCCAGGAACGCTTCCCGGAGGCGGAGGCGGCCGAACGCACCTACCGGCTCTTCGCGGATTACCAGGGCAGCGTCATTCTCTACAAACTCTACCAGGATACGTCCCACCTGGAACGCTTCCGGGCCCGCGCCCTGGAATCCCTGAACCTACCCATCTACCCAAAATGA
- the tgt gene encoding tRNA guanosine(34) transglycosylase Tgt, with product MTFKLQHTDTATDARAGELTTDHGTIQTPIFMPVGTIGTVKGVHQRELREQVQAQIILGNTYHLFLRPGMETMSAAGGLHRFMNWDGPILTDSGGYQVFSLAHRRKITEEGATFANHIDGSKHLFSPESSLGIQRDIGADIVMAFDECPPYPSEKVYAEKSMHLTHRWLERCVQFMRDSAPKYGHDQALFPIVQGSSYDDLRRKSCEFIAAQDQPGNAIGGLSVGEPIADMYRIAKLCCDILPKAKPRYLMGVGTPANLLECISRGVDMFDCVLPSRNARHGMLYTRRGIINIKNARWRNDFSVVDDHPAGAPTSRAHTKAYVHHLFRVNELLGPQLATLHNLRFYLALVEEARERILDGSFAAWKAELVPLLETKL from the coding sequence ATGACCTTCAAGCTCCAGCATACGGATACCGCCACCGACGCCCGCGCCGGTGAATTGACCACCGACCACGGCACCATTCAGACGCCCATCTTCATGCCCGTGGGTACGATCGGGACGGTCAAGGGCGTCCACCAACGAGAGTTGCGGGAGCAGGTGCAAGCCCAGATCATCCTGGGTAATACCTACCATCTTTTTTTGCGCCCGGGCATGGAAACGATGTCGGCTGCCGGCGGTCTGCACCGGTTCATGAACTGGGACGGGCCCATCCTCACCGATAGCGGCGGGTACCAGGTGTTCAGCCTGGCCCACCGGCGGAAGATCACCGAGGAGGGCGCCACCTTCGCCAACCACATCGACGGCAGCAAACACCTCTTCAGCCCGGAATCCAGCCTCGGCATCCAGCGGGACATTGGGGCAGACATCGTGATGGCCTTCGACGAGTGCCCGCCTTACCCCAGCGAGAAAGTGTACGCCGAAAAAAGTATGCACCTCACCCACCGCTGGCTGGAGCGCTGCGTCCAATTCATGCGGGATTCCGCCCCCAAGTACGGCCACGACCAGGCCCTCTTTCCCATCGTGCAGGGCAGTTCTTACGACGACCTGCGGCGCAAATCCTGCGAGTTCATCGCCGCCCAGGACCAGCCGGGCAACGCCATCGGCGGCCTCTCCGTGGGGGAGCCCATCGCTGATATGTACCGGATCGCCAAGTTGTGTTGCGACATCCTACCCAAAGCCAAACCGCGTTACCTGATGGGCGTCGGCACCCCGGCCAACCTCCTCGAATGCATTAGCCGCGGGGTGGATATGTTCGACTGCGTATTGCCCTCGCGCAACGCCCGCCACGGCATGCTGTACACGCGCCGGGGCATCATCAACATCAAAAACGCCCGCTGGCGCAACGATTTTTCCGTGGTCGATGACCACCCGGCCGGGGCGCCTACTTCCCGGGCCCACACCAAGGCGTACGTCCACCACCTCTTCCGCGTCAACGAATTGCTCGGCCCCCAGCTGGCCACGCTGCACAACCTGCGCTTTTACCTGGCCCTCGTCGAGGAAGCCCGCGAGCGCATTCTCGACGGCAGTTTCGCGGCCTGGAAAGCGGAGCTGGTTCCGTTGCTGGAGACTAAGCTGTAG
- a CDS encoding gliding motility-associated C-terminal domain-containing protein, whose translation MRSPADFRGHFRAGMTHYGRSLLCRGSKLDTFLTVTHPQRYFLPYCLALLGVLGGVNAVAQEFDLKYFDYAGSGRQALFEVQALPAGEVLMYGHHFASQLETERAGVILTVNEWGDQAGPAHHISDLPAQIKDVYLAPDGSQTLLTSYQAPNSLVRSYGIIRRDAAFDVQSSRSWVGTMQAVAGDGTGNLYVVGSSRASLGAITKIGSNGEPIFARKLVPETVRPASLLDVQVLRNGDLLALGFITTTVGGTPQKEITLLRFTADGAIVWSKKISRDRFFGADGLIMELRQPSRFHLDAEENIHLITFLGAGGNQWRTHLLKLDPDGEVIHSTAYRTDDQFAGQGAIHVSEEGLVTAAFASITSPSAHSLTVLRIDAEGNPLQAIRKDGEQYDVSGITWNADPGAFFISGVTRDCQDGERVNYLARLDEALFFATPECPGDPVSYLAEEVPVAILAHPVAFEELVSEGSSPPTLEEFTVRQRSVGCTVFEPVELPPYIVGCGTVPGRYSLVDSIRTLDDGANLRSVRVRITGGPLGASLRYEGAPYPAVTSTNAQEITYREPDRYAVRNLQFFLDRLSLVPPAGLDFAGTYAIEFAVEGNCGERFTRSVTVTVLRPTAAPELAEGGTLTLCPGAPLVLRARSPIPANFTWPDGSTADTLLVDQPGNYTVAADNGCGADATTFTVVQPTAPLPPGADTTLYVCPGGSVTYRLPDHQALPQVQWNDGRTDPQRTWESDELGTYTLSLRTDCEAVSYGITIAPSSDVSAAASDRTFNLCAPGDTVWLSLPQLAGVTSSWTDGFADVARPVIAAADFEIRMDNGCTDAAATYSVRPAPVSTLTDETINELLCYGDSVRFRPDPRPGLTTYLPDDSLRTEFWVRAGSSLSLVRTDGCAEATLTFNALAEDCCRVYLPTAFSPNGDGVNDTYAPQPARGSCALYANPELRVYDRWGSLVHAGSEAWDGRVRGELAAAGTYLVRHTYFNGRETVERVVEVVLLQ comes from the coding sequence GGAAACGGAACGCGCCGGCGTCATCCTCACCGTCAACGAATGGGGCGACCAGGCCGGGCCGGCCCACCACATCAGCGACCTGCCCGCGCAGATCAAGGACGTCTACCTGGCGCCGGACGGTAGCCAGACTTTACTCACCTCCTACCAGGCGCCCAACTCCCTCGTGCGGTCCTACGGAATCATCAGGCGGGACGCGGCGTTTGACGTTCAATCGAGCCGCAGTTGGGTGGGGACGATGCAGGCCGTGGCGGGGGATGGAACTGGCAACCTTTACGTGGTCGGAAGCTCCCGGGCCAGCCTCGGGGCCATCACCAAAATTGGATCCAATGGCGAGCCGATTTTTGCGCGCAAACTCGTTCCCGAAACCGTGCGGCCAGCCAGTTTGCTGGACGTGCAAGTTTTACGCAACGGAGACCTGCTCGCGCTGGGGTTCATCACGACCACCGTAGGCGGCACCCCGCAGAAGGAAATCACCCTGCTACGCTTCACGGCTGATGGCGCGATTGTGTGGTCTAAAAAGATCAGCCGCGACCGGTTTTTCGGAGCTGATGGCCTCATCATGGAACTGCGCCAACCCTCCCGCTTCCACCTGGACGCCGAGGAGAATATTCACCTCATCACTTTTCTCGGCGCGGGTGGCAATCAGTGGCGAACTCACCTCCTGAAACTGGATCCCGACGGCGAGGTCATCCACTCAACCGCTTACCGCACCGACGATCAGTTTGCCGGGCAGGGGGCCATCCACGTGAGTGAAGAAGGCCTGGTGACGGCCGCCTTTGCCAGCATCACTTCGCCCTCCGCCCACAGCCTCACCGTACTGCGGATCGACGCCGAGGGGAATCCGCTCCAAGCTATCCGCAAGGACGGCGAACAGTACGACGTAAGCGGCATCACTTGGAATGCCGACCCCGGCGCCTTTTTCATCAGCGGCGTAACGCGCGATTGCCAGGACGGCGAACGCGTCAATTACCTGGCCCGCCTCGACGAAGCCCTCTTCTTCGCCACGCCGGAATGCCCCGGCGATCCCGTCAGCTACCTCGCCGAGGAGGTACCCGTAGCCATCCTTGCCCACCCCGTAGCATTCGAGGAATTGGTGAGTGAAGGGAGCAGCCCACCGACGCTGGAGGAGTTTACCGTCCGGCAACGCTCCGTCGGCTGCACCGTTTTCGAGCCCGTGGAGCTACCGCCCTACATCGTCGGTTGCGGTACCGTCCCCGGCCGCTACTCCCTCGTGGATAGCATCCGGACGCTGGACGACGGGGCCAACCTGCGCTCCGTTCGGGTGCGCATTACGGGCGGGCCGCTCGGAGCCAGCTTGCGTTACGAAGGGGCACCCTACCCCGCCGTTACCTCCACGAACGCACAAGAGATCACCTACCGGGAGCCGGACCGGTACGCCGTGCGTAACCTGCAGTTCTTTCTGGACCGGCTTTCCCTGGTGCCACCGGCGGGGCTCGATTTTGCGGGGACGTACGCCATTGAATTTGCCGTGGAAGGCAACTGCGGGGAGCGGTTTACCCGATCCGTTACGGTTACGGTTTTGCGCCCGACGGCCGCACCGGAGTTGGCGGAAGGCGGCACCCTCACGTTGTGCCCCGGTGCGCCCCTCGTCCTGCGGGCGCGCTCCCCCATCCCCGCCAATTTCACCTGGCCGGATGGCTCGACGGCGGACACATTGCTCGTCGACCAACCCGGCAATTACACCGTGGCGGCGGATAATGGCTGCGGCGCCGACGCTACTACCTTCACCGTCGTTCAGCCTACCGCTCCCCTGCCTCCGGGCGCGGATACCACGCTTTACGTTTGCCCCGGCGGCTCCGTCACTTACCGCCTTCCCGATCATCAGGCGCTGCCGCAGGTGCAGTGGAATGACGGCCGGACCGACCCCCAAAGAACCTGGGAGAGCGACGAATTAGGGACGTACACCCTCAGCCTCAGGACGGATTGCGAAGCGGTGAGCTACGGCATCACGATCGCCCCCAGCAGTGATGTATCGGCGGCCGCCAGTGACCGGACCTTCAACCTCTGCGCGCCGGGGGATACGGTGTGGCTGTCCTTACCCCAGCTTGCCGGCGTAACCTCAAGCTGGACGGATGGCTTCGCTGACGTGGCCCGCCCCGTCATAGCTGCGGCCGACTTCGAAATACGGATGGACAACGGATGTACTGATGCAGCGGCTACTTATTCCGTTCGCCCGGCCCCAGTGTCAACGCTGACGGATGAAACCATCAATGAGTTACTCTGCTACGGGGATTCCGTTCGTTTTAGGCCGGATCCTCGCCCCGGTTTGACGACCTACCTACCCGATGATTCGCTGCGTACTGAATTTTGGGTAAGGGCCGGTTCGAGCCTCTCGCTGGTGCGGACCGACGGTTGCGCGGAGGCTACCCTTACGTTCAATGCCCTCGCCGAAGACTGTTGCCGGGTCTACCTCCCCACCGCCTTCTCCCCCAACGGCGACGGCGTGAACGACACCTACGCCCCCCAACCCGCGCGAGGGAGTTGCGCCCTGTACGCCAACCCCGAGTTGCGGGTGTACGACCGTTGGGGGAGCCTGGTCCACGCTGGCAGCGAAGCCTGGGATGGCCGGGTTCGGGGGGAATTGGCGGCTGCGGGCACCTACCTCGTGCGGCATACTTATTTTAATGGGAGGGAGACGGTGGAGCGGGTGGTGGAGGTTGTCTTGTTACAGTGA